The DNA sequence CACCTATTTTGAAACCTTCATGAGACGGATTAACGAGGGACGGAATTGGGCAGCCAAAGCCCTAGAGACTGATGATCGAGAGAAGGCGATTGAATACTGGCAAAAAATTTTCGGAGAAGAATATTTTCCATCAGACGTAGAAACAACTGTTTCCCGATTAGCTACAAAAGGTTTACCTGGCAAATCTTACGTCAGCTCTACAGGTTTGATTGTGTCAAGTCAGCCTGCTTCCGGGATCTACACCTCCACTATTGCAACTAAGTTTCATGGGACTGAGCAAAGCTGAATTTCTTCTACTGAAACCTGCCATCAACCTAGGACTACAGAACCTGCACATACTGCGCCGATTTCCTGGGTTTGTTTACAAGCGAGAGCTTGGGGTAGCTATATGGCGAGGTACGCTTCAACCTCGCCAGTTATCGCCAAAATATCGGGTAGCAGTGCGCTATAAGTTAAGCTCTCATCCAACTGTTAATGTTATATCGCCTGCCCTAGTCTCAAGAACTCCCCATCTTTGGAATGATGGAAGTTTATGTCTCTACTACCCTAAAGAAAAACCGTGGCAAGCAGACATGCTCATTGCACAAACCATTATTCCTTGGACTGCACTATGGCTCTACTATTATGAATTGTGGTTAGATACCGGGAGATGGCTTGGTCCATCGTCACATGCTTCAGACCCAAAACTGCTGAACGGGAGCGCTAATTCCGTCTCTTGATAGTTCTATCCTAAGGTCATCTATCGAATAATAGTAAACCACATGACAGACAGCGATCGTTTGACTCCCTCACTCTTAGAACCACAGTCTCGCGGTGGTGATATTGCTGAAGGGGGCTTTTCATTCCAGGAACAAGTTACTTTAGCCCGCATACCAGTTTGGCTTTCTCAAGAAAGTTTCACAGCTATGCTTCGGGAAGGTATTGGTGATGTAGAGGCAAAGTTCTTTGTGCCTGGTCGTGGGTTTACTAAGGAACTTCTTGAAGTTAAAGATCACGTCCTTCAACCATCTAAGTTCTGGAGTGAAATTCGCCGATTTCAACAGATAGATACTGGAAGTTCAAATATTTCTCGGTGGTTTATTCTTGTTGCAACAGGAATTTCCAAAGATTTAGAACCTTTGGTGAATGGATTACGTCGCGTTCGTAGTCCTCAAGATTTTTATGAAGAAAACTCCACCATTCAAGAAAATTCGTTCCAAGATTATGTTCAGATTATCAAAAGAATCGGGGGTACAGATAAGGATGCTATTTTTATTTTTAATAAGGTAATTATTGAAGTCGATTGGAACACTGCAAAACCTCACGGGGAGGCTATTTTTAAGCAGTCTTTTGTGGATCATTTGCCAGAATATGAATATTTATCTCTCAAAACCTTAGATAATATTTATAATCATATTGGTATATTTATCCGACAACGTAAAAATCAGAACATTACTCGGAAAGACTTAGAGACAAAACTAAGAGATAAAATTCCTTATCATCAACAGCAACCTTTTCGCCCCATCCTTATTTATACAGCTATTGCTCCCGAAGATAATCCAAAATATCCAGGAATACGTTTTGATTGGACTCCTTTTTCTGGTGGTGAAACTCGTGTGCTCACCCTACCCCAACAGTGGAATCAGCTACTAATTGAACTACAAAATACTCGAAGCTGGATTGAAAACTATAGAAATACTAAGCGAATTAGGCTTGCTGGCAACCGCCGTTTGGTAGCATGTCTTGTAATCGGCTCTGTCTTCTCAGCTGTTCGGGGTTACGTCATTGAAATGGAATACCGTGAACAGATATGGGCAACAGATGCTCATTCCACTCACGAAACTCCTCCTTATCCCTTAAATTATCAAATTGTAGGGGAAACAGGAACTTGTTTGGTTGTTAGTGTAGGTATTTGTCGAGATATTATTCCTGAAGTGGAAAGTAACCTAGAGAAGC is a window from the Brasilonema sennae CENA114 genome containing:
- a CDS encoding SAVED domain-containing protein, producing MTDSDRLTPSLLEPQSRGGDIAEGGFSFQEQVTLARIPVWLSQESFTAMLREGIGDVEAKFFVPGRGFTKELLEVKDHVLQPSKFWSEIRRFQQIDTGSSNISRWFILVATGISKDLEPLVNGLRRVRSPQDFYEENSTIQENSFQDYVQIIKRIGGTDKDAIFIFNKVIIEVDWNTAKPHGEAIFKQSFVDHLPEYEYLSLKTLDNIYNHIGIFIRQRKNQNITRKDLETKLRDKIPYHQQQPFRPILIYTAIAPEDNPKYPGIRFDWTPFSGGETRVLTLPQQWNQLLIELQNTRSWIENYRNTKRIRLAGNRRLVACLVIGSVFSAVRGYVIEMEYREQIWATDAHSTHETPPYPLNYQIVGETGTCLVVSVGICRDIIPEVESNLEKHGLASMPQLHIRGELPITSPQQANIAVGNIKKLIVKNLVRTGGKKIHLFVAGPAHLALFLGHRLDATAPVTCYAWVCSGQYSKTFQLFSEISK